One Fuerstiella marisgermanici DNA window includes the following coding sequences:
- a CDS encoding DUF1552 domain-containing protein: protein MPSLTRRTLLQASGVAVSLPLLEATQPAAFSDTATSRRRMVAVNVGLGLHGPNIVPQQAGRDYELPTYLQVLKEHRDNFTFISGSSHPEVGGGHASGKSFLTAAKHPNSAGFQNSISLDQYAADRLGAETRFRSLSLTSSGPGLSWSRSGVEIPATSFPSRVFKQLFLEGKPSEKAHQVQRLKDGQSVLDVVMDKANRMQQKLSGRDRDKIDQYFNAVREAEQRLVKAEAWEHRPKPKVDVAAPRDEPDRTKMIERADLIYDMMHLALETDSTRFITFYDTGMNAVPTIPGVDTDYHMLSHHGKDPTKIEQLTIVETEMIKSLGRFLSKLTASQEGGSTLLDSTMVLFGSNLGNASSHDTKNMPILLAGGGFRHGQHLQFDSDNNYPLPKLYVSMLQRLGIETDEFADAAGTMDGLEMA from the coding sequence ATGCCATCACTCACTCGACGAACTTTGCTTCAAGCATCCGGCGTTGCCGTTAGTCTCCCGCTGCTGGAGGCGACTCAACCCGCTGCGTTTTCCGACACGGCCACGAGCAGGCGACGCATGGTCGCTGTGAACGTGGGGCTTGGGCTGCACGGGCCAAATATCGTTCCGCAACAAGCTGGTCGTGACTACGAACTTCCCACGTACCTACAAGTTTTGAAAGAGCATCGTGACAACTTCACGTTTATTTCCGGCAGCAGTCATCCCGAAGTCGGAGGCGGACATGCATCGGGCAAATCGTTTCTGACAGCGGCCAAACACCCGAACAGTGCTGGTTTTCAGAACTCCATTTCACTGGACCAGTACGCCGCTGACCGACTGGGCGCAGAAACGCGTTTTCGTTCACTGTCGCTGACGAGTTCCGGTCCCGGCTTGTCGTGGTCCCGTTCCGGCGTTGAAATTCCTGCCACCAGTTTTCCATCCCGAGTTTTCAAACAATTGTTTCTCGAAGGCAAACCGTCGGAAAAGGCTCACCAGGTCCAGCGACTGAAAGATGGACAAAGCGTGTTGGATGTGGTGATGGACAAAGCGAACCGCATGCAGCAGAAACTAAGCGGCCGCGATCGTGACAAGATCGACCAATACTTCAATGCCGTTCGCGAAGCCGAGCAACGTCTGGTGAAGGCCGAAGCGTGGGAGCACCGGCCGAAGCCAAAAGTTGACGTTGCCGCGCCACGTGACGAACCGGACCGCACAAAGATGATTGAACGAGCCGATCTGATATACGACATGATGCATCTGGCTTTGGAAACCGATTCGACTCGCTTCATCACCTTCTACGACACGGGCATGAACGCCGTGCCGACGATTCCCGGAGTCGACACGGATTATCACATGCTGTCTCATCACGGCAAGGATCCGACCAAGATTGAACAGCTGACGATTGTGGAAACTGAAATGATCAAATCGCTTGGCCGGTTCCTCAGCAAACTTACGGCGTCTCAAGAAGGCGGATCGACTCTGTTGGACAGCACGATGGTGTTGTTCGGATCGAACCTCGGTAACGCCAGCAGCCACGACACAAAGAACATGCCCATCCTTCTGGCTGGCGGAGGCTTCCGTCACGGTCAGCACTTGCAGTTCGACAGT
- a CDS encoding DUF1592 domain-containing protein: MKTALLLAIAVTSVPSTACADPWHQQLQPFFTAHCLDCHGDSDGDGELDLSALKTELSDAEATRRWTLIHDRIANGEMPPKGQLRPKPAEVKNTLNILSDALTMAHRRQNDVVFRRLNRIEYENTVRDLFGIFVVVNQTLPQDTSTSGFDNVGEGLAVSAEAAQAYLEAADIVLDAVFGPSKKPKYIQHKTNLATQSTHDGKLFNAKQIGKMFRRTDKGLVIFQSNYCPTNLVNFARERPPAGTYRGTLQVRAIQSDKPVTLRIYGGDTIVGRREKHVVGYYDVPPEWTTIQFTDRLVEDNGTFQPKCYGTRDTRKDADTYPEPGLEIGDITIEGPLEEWPPPSRAALFGDVDPEIATLDDAKQILNRITPKAFRRPVSAEEMTPYFDLVESALAADRSFEGALRLALKAILCSPEFLFLDEPATEQISQHAIASRLSYFLWSSLPDDELLALADAGSLNDAEVLQQQVERLLKDDRSKAFTENFVGQWLDLRDINFTSPDANLYPEFDELLQISMIEETRLFFNEVLHQNLSLMNFVDSDFTFLNERLAKHYNIPGIHGHTIYRKVDLPEDSVRGGVLTQASVLKVTANGTNTSPVTRGMWVLENIMGQHVSPPPSNVGSVEPDIRGATTLREQLAKHRNVESCAACHNKIDPAGFALENFDVIGGYRDRYRTLGEGERPSFGQDPNTFAWVRYRIGRPVDATGQTPDGTAFRNIRELKQILLQDQESIARGLTEKLITYALGRRVGFSDRLVIEQIVKNIAAQNYGFRTLVHEVVQSDLLQRP; the protein is encoded by the coding sequence ATGAAAACAGCCTTGCTACTAGCCATCGCCGTCACCAGCGTGCCGTCAACCGCCTGTGCGGATCCGTGGCACCAGCAACTGCAGCCATTTTTTACAGCTCATTGCCTGGACTGTCACGGCGACTCCGACGGCGACGGTGAACTCGATTTGTCAGCCTTGAAAACGGAGCTCTCGGACGCGGAAGCAACGCGGCGATGGACGCTGATTCACGATCGCATTGCGAATGGCGAAATGCCGCCGAAAGGCCAGCTTCGCCCCAAACCTGCGGAAGTCAAGAACACGCTCAACATTTTGAGCGACGCCTTAACGATGGCCCATCGGCGGCAGAACGATGTCGTATTCCGGCGTTTGAATCGGATCGAGTACGAGAACACGGTTCGCGATCTGTTTGGCATCTTCGTCGTCGTGAACCAGACTCTGCCCCAGGACACGTCCACATCTGGCTTTGACAACGTTGGCGAAGGACTGGCGGTTTCGGCTGAGGCAGCTCAGGCGTATTTAGAGGCGGCGGATATTGTGCTGGACGCTGTGTTTGGTCCATCAAAGAAGCCAAAGTACATTCAACACAAAACCAACCTCGCAACGCAGTCGACTCACGATGGCAAGCTGTTTAATGCCAAACAGATTGGAAAAATGTTTCGCCGAACGGACAAAGGGTTGGTCATATTCCAATCGAACTACTGCCCCACCAATCTGGTGAATTTCGCTCGCGAACGCCCGCCTGCCGGCACCTACCGCGGAACGCTGCAGGTGCGAGCCATTCAGAGTGACAAACCGGTGACCTTGCGAATTTACGGTGGCGACACGATCGTTGGGCGGCGAGAAAAACACGTCGTCGGGTATTACGACGTTCCGCCGGAATGGACAACAATTCAATTTACCGATCGCCTGGTTGAAGACAACGGGACCTTTCAACCAAAGTGTTACGGAACGCGCGATACTCGCAAAGATGCCGACACTTACCCTGAGCCCGGGCTTGAAATCGGCGATATCACCATCGAAGGCCCATTGGAAGAATGGCCGCCACCCAGCCGTGCAGCGCTGTTTGGCGACGTTGATCCGGAAATTGCGACCCTGGACGATGCAAAGCAAATTCTGAATCGCATTACTCCCAAAGCCTTTCGTCGCCCGGTTTCCGCTGAAGAAATGACACCATACTTCGATTTGGTCGAATCAGCGTTGGCGGCAGACCGGAGTTTCGAAGGCGCTTTAAGGCTGGCGTTGAAAGCGATCCTGTGTTCGCCCGAGTTTCTGTTTTTAGATGAGCCGGCCACCGAACAGATCAGCCAACACGCGATTGCCTCTCGGCTGTCATACTTCCTGTGGTCGTCCTTGCCGGACGACGAACTGCTGGCTCTAGCCGACGCGGGCAGTTTGAACGACGCCGAGGTGTTGCAACAACAGGTCGAACGCCTGTTGAAAGATGACCGCTCGAAAGCCTTCACAGAAAATTTCGTGGGGCAATGGCTGGACTTGCGAGACATCAATTTCACATCGCCAGATGCGAACTTGTATCCTGAATTCGACGAATTACTGCAGATTTCAATGATCGAAGAAACTCGCCTGTTCTTCAACGAAGTGTTGCACCAGAACCTAAGCCTGATGAACTTCGTCGACTCCGACTTCACGTTTCTGAACGAACGCCTCGCGAAGCACTACAACATCCCCGGTATCCATGGCCATACGATTTACCGCAAGGTTGACTTGCCCGAAGACAGCGTGCGAGGCGGAGTCCTGACTCAAGCCAGCGTGTTGAAGGTCACGGCCAACGGCACGAATACGTCGCCGGTCACTCGAGGCATGTGGGTGCTGGAGAACATCATGGGGCAGCATGTTTCTCCGCCGCCATCAAACGTCGGATCCGTCGAACCTGATATTCGCGGTGCGACGACGCTGCGAGAACAGCTTGCGAAACACCGAAACGTGGAATCGTGTGCAGCATGCCACAACAAGATCGATCCGGCCGGCTTTGCGTTGGAAAACTTTGACGTGATCGGTGGCTATCGAGACCGTTATCGAACACTGGGCGAAGGCGAACGTCCGAGCTTCGGGCAGGATCCAAACACGTTCGCCTGGGTGCGATATCGGATCGGGCGGCCGGTCGATGCAACAGGCCAAACTCCGGATGGCACGGCCTTTCGCAACATTCGCGAGCTTAAGCAAATCCTCTTACAGGACCAGGAATCAATCGCCCGAGGTCTCACAGAAAAACTCATCACGTACGCCCTGGGTCGTCGCGTTGGTTTTTCGGATCGCCTTGTGATTGAACAAATCGTGAAGAACATCGCTGCCCAAAATTACGGCTTCCGCACGTTGGTGCATGAAGTTGTCCAGAGCGATTTGTTGCAAAGACCATGA